From a region of the Dickeya poaceiphila genome:
- the rimI gene encoding ribosomal protein S18-alanine N-acetyltransferase produces the protein MNMISTLTAADLPQAFEIECASHAFPWSAKTFASNQGERYLNLKLCHDQQLVAYAITQVVLDEATLFNIAVAPAHQRHGYGRQLLEHLIAELERRDILTLWLEVRASNARAIALYQRLGFNDVSIRADYYPTASGREDAIIMALPLG, from the coding sequence ATGAACATGATTTCCACCCTGACCGCGGCTGACCTGCCGCAGGCATTTGAGATTGAATGCGCAAGCCACGCCTTCCCGTGGAGCGCAAAAACCTTCGCCAGCAACCAGGGCGAACGCTACCTCAACCTGAAACTGTGCCATGACCAGCAACTGGTGGCCTACGCTATCACCCAGGTGGTGCTGGACGAAGCCACGTTATTCAATATCGCCGTCGCCCCGGCACATCAGCGCCATGGCTACGGGCGTCAGTTGCTGGAACACTTGATTGCCGAACTGGAACGCCGCGACATTCTCACGCTATGGCTGGAAGTTCGTGCCTCCAATGCACGCGCTATCGCGCTATATCAACGTTTGGGATTCAACGACGTCTCGATACGGGCGGATTATTATCCGACCGCCAGTGGTAGGGAAGACGCCATTATTATGGCGCTACCGCTGGGGTAA
- the deoB gene encoding phosphopentomutase — protein sequence MKRAFIMVLDSFGIGSAADAERFGDAGSDTLGHIAHACAQGKADVGRQGPLRLPNLSRLGLGKAAEGSTGRFPPGLDPQADIIGAYAYASEISSGKDTPSGHWEIGGVPVLFDWGYFHDEHNSFPQVLLDRLVERAGLPGYLGNCHSSGTVILDQLGEEHMKTGKPIFYTSADSVFQIACHEETFGLEKLYELCEIAREELTDGGYNIGRVIARPFVGDKAGQFQRTGNRHDLAVEPPAPTMLKKLVDEKGGNVVSVGKIADIYANVGITKKVKATGIDALFDATLKEMEQAGDDTIVFTNFVDFDSSYGHRRDVAGYAAALELFDRRLPEMLARVTGDDILILTADHGCDPTWPGTDHTREHVPVLIYGPGVTPGDYGHRTTFADIGQTVARYFGLSPMDYGTTML from the coding sequence ATGAAACGTGCATTTATTATGGTTCTCGACTCGTTTGGGATTGGCAGCGCTGCCGATGCCGAACGATTTGGCGACGCTGGTTCAGATACGCTGGGCCATATCGCACACGCCTGCGCACAAGGCAAGGCCGATGTTGGCCGACAAGGGCCGCTGCGGTTGCCGAACCTGAGCCGTTTGGGGCTTGGCAAGGCGGCGGAAGGCTCTACCGGGCGGTTTCCGCCGGGGCTGGACCCGCAGGCCGATATCATCGGCGCGTACGCCTACGCCAGCGAAATTTCTTCCGGTAAGGACACGCCGTCCGGCCACTGGGAAATCGGCGGTGTGCCGGTGTTGTTCGACTGGGGCTATTTCCACGATGAACATAACAGTTTTCCACAGGTACTGCTGGATCGACTGGTCGAGCGCGCCGGGCTGCCGGGTTACCTCGGCAACTGCCATTCATCCGGTACGGTGATCCTCGACCAGCTTGGCGAGGAACACATGAAAACCGGCAAACCGATTTTTTACACCTCAGCCGATTCGGTCTTCCAGATAGCCTGCCACGAAGAAACCTTTGGGCTGGAGAAACTGTACGAACTGTGTGAAATCGCCCGTGAGGAACTGACTGACGGCGGTTACAACATTGGGCGGGTGATCGCCCGGCCATTTGTCGGCGACAAAGCCGGACAGTTCCAGCGTACCGGTAACCGTCACGATCTGGCGGTGGAGCCGCCAGCGCCAACCATGCTGAAAAAGCTGGTGGATGAGAAGGGCGGCAACGTGGTGTCGGTGGGGAAAATCGCGGATATCTACGCTAATGTCGGCATCACCAAAAAGGTGAAAGCCACCGGCATCGATGCGCTGTTTGACGCCACGCTGAAAGAGATGGAACAGGCAGGCGACGACACCATCGTGTTCACCAATTTTGTTGATTTCGACTCGTCCTACGGCCATCGCCGCGATGTGGCGGGGTATGCCGCCGCGCTGGAGTTGTTTGACCGTCGCCTGCCGGAGATGCTGGCTCGCGTCACCGGCGATGACATTCTGATTCTGACTGCCGACCACGGCTGTGACCCGACCTGGCCCGGCACCGATCACACCCGTGAACACGTGCCGGTACTGATTTACGGGCCGGGTGTGACGCCGGGCGACTACGGCCACCGCACTACCTTCGCCGATATCGGCCAGACCGTCGCCCGCTATTTCGGGCTGTCGCCGATGGATTACGGCACGACAATGTTATAA
- a CDS encoding LysR family transcriptional regulator, which produces MELRYLRYFVAVASTRHFTRAAEMLGISQPPLSQQIQKLEREIGTPLFKRLTRGVELTEAGEALYQDASHILELADSAVERVRSIARGESGAINVGFSCAVTFHPAVLALLRRYRQHYPGVRLQPREEHIHEILDSLRNRTTDIAFVRLPGDIGEEFEGELLADEPMRLVLPENHPFSAQTRINLGQLQQEPLIIFPRELCPSLHDLIIRACYLSGYQPKINPLAPHITATISMVASGFGVTFIPESLASIQTGNVTYHDTNTPHLTTQIAVIWRKHDRSATLLNMLKLIRDYLHRT; this is translated from the coding sequence ATGGAGTTACGTTACCTGCGCTATTTTGTCGCAGTGGCCTCAACCCGACATTTCACCCGTGCAGCGGAAATGCTTGGCATATCACAGCCACCATTAAGTCAACAGATTCAAAAACTTGAGCGTGAAATCGGCACGCCATTGTTCAAACGTCTGACCCGCGGCGTGGAACTGACGGAGGCGGGCGAAGCCCTGTATCAGGATGCCAGTCATATTCTGGAACTGGCCGATTCAGCCGTGGAGCGAGTGCGCAGCATTGCTCGCGGAGAGAGCGGCGCCATCAATGTCGGATTCTCTTGTGCGGTCACCTTTCACCCCGCTGTACTGGCGTTATTACGCCGTTACCGGCAGCATTATCCCGGCGTCCGACTACAGCCGCGGGAAGAACATATTCATGAGATTCTGGATAGCCTGCGCAACCGCACCACAGACATCGCCTTCGTACGCCTGCCGGGCGACATCGGCGAAGAGTTTGAAGGCGAACTACTGGCCGATGAGCCGATGCGGCTGGTGCTGCCGGAAAATCACCCGTTCAGCGCTCAAACACGCATCAATCTTGGGCAATTGCAGCAGGAACCGCTGATCATTTTTCCGCGAGAACTTTGCCCCAGCCTGCACGACCTGATTATCCGCGCCTGCTACCTGTCGGGCTACCAGCCCAAAATCAATCCGCTGGCGCCACATATCACCGCCACCATCAGTATGGTAGCCTCAGGTTTTGGCGTAACCTTTATTCCCGAATCATTGGCCAGCATCCAGACCGGTAATGTGACTTACCACGACACCAACACGCCGCACCTTACGACGCAGATCGCCGTTATCTGGCGCAAACATGACCGTTCCGCCACGCTACTAAACATGCTGAAACTGATACGTGACTATCTGCACCGCACCTGA
- the deoA gene encoding thymidine phosphorylase, translated as MFLIQEIIRKKRDGHPLSAEEIRFFIKGVRDNTVSEGQIAALAMTIFFHDMTMDERVALTLAMRDSGTVLDWSGLNLNGPLVDKHSTGGVGDVTSLMLGPMVAACGGYVPMISGRGLGHTGGTLDKLESIPGLDIFPEDEVFRQIIRQVGVAIIGQTNSLAPADKRFYATRDITATVDSIPLITASILAKKLAEGLDALVMDVKVGSGAFMPTYEQSEQLAQAIVGVANNAGCRTSALLTDMSQVLASSAGNALEVREAVRFLTGEQRNPRLFEVTMALCESMLLAGKLAHDAAEARSKLQAVLDNGQAAEVFGRMVAAQHGPADFVEHYDRYLQPATLSKPVFAEREGFVSAMNARALGMVVVALGGGRRQASDIIDSSVGLSDMVSLGDRVDAQRPLAVIHARTESDWQQAAQTLREAICLDDHPPLPCPLIYRRLDVTDI; from the coding sequence GTGTTTCTGATTCAGGAAATTATCCGTAAAAAACGGGACGGCCATCCGCTCAGTGCGGAAGAGATTCGTTTTTTCATCAAAGGGGTGCGCGATAACACCGTGTCAGAGGGGCAGATTGCCGCGCTGGCGATGACCATCTTCTTTCATGATATGACCATGGATGAGCGGGTGGCGCTGACGCTGGCGATGCGCGATTCCGGCACGGTGCTGGATTGGTCCGGCTTAAACCTGAATGGCCCGCTGGTGGACAAACATTCGACCGGCGGTGTTGGTGATGTCACGTCGCTGATGCTGGGACCGATGGTGGCGGCCTGTGGCGGCTATGTCCCGATGATTTCAGGTCGCGGTCTGGGGCATACCGGCGGCACGCTGGATAAGCTGGAGTCGATTCCGGGGTTGGATATCTTCCCTGAAGATGAGGTGTTCCGGCAGATCATCCGTCAGGTTGGGGTGGCGATTATCGGCCAGACCAATTCGTTGGCCCCGGCGGATAAACGTTTTTACGCTACCCGCGATATCACCGCCACTGTCGATTCCATCCCGCTGATCACCGCTTCGATTCTGGCGAAAAAACTGGCGGAAGGGCTGGACGCGCTGGTGATGGACGTCAAGGTCGGTTCTGGTGCGTTTATGCCGACTTATGAACAGTCGGAACAGCTGGCGCAGGCGATTGTCGGCGTTGCCAATAATGCGGGTTGCCGTACCAGTGCGCTGCTGACCGACATGAGCCAGGTGCTGGCATCCAGTGCGGGTAATGCGCTGGAGGTGCGTGAAGCGGTGCGTTTTCTGACTGGCGAGCAGCGTAATCCGCGTCTGTTTGAGGTGACGATGGCGTTGTGCGAATCCATGCTGCTGGCTGGTAAGCTGGCGCACGATGCTGCCGAGGCGCGATCCAAATTGCAGGCGGTGCTGGACAACGGCCAGGCAGCGGAAGTATTTGGCCGAATGGTGGCCGCTCAGCACGGTCCGGCAGATTTTGTCGAACACTATGATCGCTATCTGCAACCCGCGACGCTCAGTAAACCGGTGTTTGCGGAACGTGAAGGCTTTGTCAGTGCGATGAATGCGCGAGCGTTAGGTATGGTGGTGGTCGCCTTGGGTGGTGGCAGACGTCAGGCCAGTGATATCATTGATAGTAGTGTCGGGTTGAGTGATATGGTCAGTTTAGGTGACCGGGTGGATGCGCAACGTCCGCTGGCGGTCATTCACGCCAGAACCGAGTCTGACTGGCAGCAGGCTGCGCAGACGCTGCGTGAGGCGATTTGCCTTGATGATCATCCGCCGCTGCCTTGTCCGCTGATTTATCGTCGTCTGGATGTCACGGACATCTAG
- the gcvT gene encoding glycine cleavage system aminomethyltransferase GcvT, with the protein MANRTPLYEQHLADGAKVVDFHGWMMPLHYGSQLDEHHTVRNNAGMFDVSHMTIVDLRGVRVREFLRYLLANDVAKLTQPGKALYTAMLTPSAGVIDDLIVYFQTEDYFRLVVNSATREKDLAWITEHAKPFMVEISEREDLSLIAVQGPQAQEKVRSLLSDAQREQVAGMKPFFGVQAGDLFIATTGYTGEAGYEIALPQEQAVSFWQQLLAAGVKPCGLGARDTLRLEAGMNLYGQDMDESVSPLAANMGWTIAWQPEDRQFIGRDALERQQSEGTEQLVGLVMTEKGVLRHGQPVRFTDNHGVMQEGVITSGSFSPTLGVSIALARVPAGIGEQAVVQIRNREMPVHVTKPNFVRAGKALVQF; encoded by the coding sequence ATGGCAAACCGCACCCCGTTGTATGAACAGCATCTGGCCGATGGCGCCAAAGTGGTGGACTTTCATGGCTGGATGATGCCGCTGCATTATGGCTCTCAGTTGGATGAACATCACACTGTACGCAACAACGCTGGCATGTTTGATGTGTCGCACATGACGATTGTGGATCTGCGCGGTGTCCGCGTCCGCGAATTTTTGCGTTATCTGTTGGCAAATGACGTCGCAAAACTTACCCAACCTGGCAAGGCGCTCTATACCGCCATGCTGACGCCATCTGCTGGCGTGATCGACGATCTTATCGTTTATTTCCAGACTGAAGACTATTTCCGGCTGGTAGTGAACTCCGCTACCCGCGAGAAAGATTTGGCCTGGATTACCGAACACGCCAAACCGTTCATGGTGGAGATTAGTGAACGTGAAGATCTGTCGCTGATCGCGGTGCAAGGGCCGCAGGCACAGGAAAAAGTGCGCAGCCTGCTGAGCGATGCTCAACGCGAACAAGTGGCTGGCATGAAACCCTTCTTTGGTGTGCAGGCCGGCGACCTCTTTATCGCCACCACTGGCTATACTGGCGAAGCAGGCTATGAAATTGCGTTGCCGCAGGAACAGGCGGTCAGCTTCTGGCAACAACTGCTGGCAGCCGGTGTTAAACCCTGTGGACTGGGCGCGCGTGACACGTTGCGTCTGGAAGCGGGCATGAATCTGTACGGTCAGGATATGGATGAATCCGTCTCTCCGCTGGCGGCCAACATGGGCTGGACCATCGCCTGGCAGCCGGAGGATCGTCAGTTTATTGGCCGTGATGCGCTTGAACGTCAGCAGTCTGAAGGCACTGAACAACTGGTTGGTTTGGTGATGACTGAAAAAGGCGTGTTGCGTCACGGTCAACCGGTCCGCTTTACCGATAATCATGGCGTGATGCAGGAAGGGGTGATCACCAGCGGGTCGTTTTCGCCCACGCTGGGGGTCAGCATTGCGCTGGCCCGTGTTCCTGCCGGTATCGGAGAGCAGGCTGTTGTGCAGATTCGCAATCGTGAAATGCCGGTGCATGTGACCAAACCGAATTTCGTCCGCGCTGGCAAGGCATTGGTTCAGTTTTAA
- the alsS gene encoding acetolactate synthase AlsS: MKNMDGQQHWSSGAELIVKHLEQQGVNYVFGIPGAKVDRVFDSLVDSSIQTIPVRHEANGAFMAAAVGRLTGKAGVTLVTSGPGCSNLVTGLATATSEGDPMVALGGAVKRADRLKLTHQSLDTVSLFQPVTKYSAEITVSSAISEVMANAFRAAEFGRPGAAFISLPEDIVNEPADSPILAYTSLPTLNSAPHADVERVAGLIKKAKNPILLLGLMASQPKNAQALRRLLHHSRLPVTSTYQAAGVIDQQHFDHFAGRVGLFNNQAGDKLLQQADLIVTVGYSPVEYAPALWNSGHATLVHIDVLPAEVENTYRPDVELVGDISITIDMLNDQLSSPIVLSPQSEAILEERRQLRHQLATRAINMDGFAIHPLRLVRVMQDLVNKDVTLCVDMGSFHIWLARYLYSFRARQVLMTNGQQTMGVALPWAIAAALVNPNQKVVSVSGDGGFMQSSMELETAVRLKSNILHIIWVDNAYNMVEIQEEKKYHRASGVKFGPIDFKAYAEAFGAKGFAVESAAELVPKLWQAMDVDGPAVIAIPVDYSDNHYLMENVNISHLI, encoded by the coding sequence ATGAAAAATATGGATGGTCAACAGCATTGGTCTAGCGGTGCGGAGCTGATCGTAAAACATCTTGAGCAGCAAGGCGTCAACTATGTCTTCGGCATTCCTGGTGCAAAAGTCGATCGCGTGTTTGATTCGTTGGTCGATTCGTCGATTCAAACCATTCCTGTGCGGCATGAAGCCAATGGCGCTTTTATGGCGGCGGCAGTTGGTCGCCTGACCGGCAAGGCAGGCGTAACGCTGGTGACCTCTGGTCCCGGCTGTTCTAATCTGGTCACCGGGTTGGCTACTGCGACGTCGGAAGGTGACCCCATGGTGGCATTGGGTGGTGCGGTTAAACGCGCCGACCGTCTGAAGTTGACCCACCAGAGCCTGGATACCGTCAGCCTGTTTCAGCCGGTGACCAAATACAGCGCTGAAATCACTGTATCGTCAGCGATTTCAGAAGTGATGGCCAACGCCTTTCGCGCCGCTGAGTTTGGCCGACCAGGCGCTGCGTTCATTAGCCTGCCGGAAGATATTGTCAACGAACCGGCTGACAGCCCGATTCTTGCTTATACCAGCCTGCCAACCCTTAACAGCGCACCACATGCGGATGTCGAACGGGTAGCCGGGCTGATAAAAAAAGCCAAAAACCCGATACTGTTGCTGGGGTTGATGGCCAGCCAGCCGAAGAACGCGCAAGCGCTGCGACGGTTACTGCATCATAGCCGTTTGCCGGTGACCAGTACCTATCAGGCCGCCGGGGTGATTGATCAACAACATTTTGACCATTTTGCCGGTCGGGTAGGGTTGTTCAACAATCAGGCCGGCGACAAGTTGCTACAGCAGGCAGACCTTATCGTCACGGTCGGTTACAGCCCGGTGGAGTATGCGCCGGCGCTGTGGAATTCAGGTCATGCCACGCTGGTGCACATTGATGTGCTGCCCGCCGAGGTGGAAAACACCTACCGCCCCGATGTGGAACTGGTGGGCGACATTAGCATCACTATCGATATGCTCAACGACCAATTAAGCTCGCCGATTGTGCTGTCGCCCCAGTCGGAGGCGATTCTGGAAGAACGTCGTCAACTGCGCCATCAACTGGCGACCCGCGCTATCAACATGGACGGCTTCGCCATCCATCCGCTGCGGCTGGTGCGGGTAATGCAGGATCTGGTCAATAAAGACGTCACCTTGTGTGTGGACATGGGCAGTTTCCATATCTGGCTGGCGCGCTATCTTTATAGCTTCCGCGCCCGTCAGGTGTTGATGACTAATGGGCAGCAGACGATGGGAGTCGCGCTGCCGTGGGCGATTGCCGCCGCACTGGTGAATCCGAACCAGAAGGTGGTGTCGGTATCCGGGGATGGCGGTTTCATGCAATCCAGCATGGAGCTGGAAACGGCGGTGCGGCTGAAATCCAACATTCTGCACATCATCTGGGTAGATAACGCCTACAACATGGTGGAAATTCAGGAAGAGAAAAAATATCACCGTGCTTCCGGCGTCAAATTCGGCCCTATCGATTTCAAAGCCTATGCGGAAGCCTTCGGCGCCAAAGGGTTTGCCGTGGAATCGGCGGCTGAACTGGTGCCGAAACTCTGGCAGGCGATGGATGTGGATGGCCCGGCGGTGATTGCCATTCCAGTGGACTACTCCGATAACCATTATCTGATGGAGAACGTCAACATCAGCCACCTGATCTGA
- the budA gene encoding acetolactate decarboxylase: protein MKDVNCVDPCVRELTSFALHHQKQHPECVIYQTSLMSGLINGVYEGNITMEELLKHGDFGLGTFNDLDGELVALNSRIFQLREDGSARAALPYQKTPFAVMTFFRPTEQIHFGQSIDREAIHQRIDDLIATENLFCALRIDGRFSHVETRTVPRQERPYKPMLEAIAQQPTFHFEQCQGSVIGFRSPAYVQGINVAGYHEHFITDDRKGGGHILDYRLEEGVLTFGSIAKLVIDLPRDRDFLKANLSPENLDSVIHSVES from the coding sequence ATGAAAGATGTTAACTGCGTCGATCCTTGCGTCAGGGAACTGACCAGCTTTGCACTTCATCATCAGAAACAGCATCCGGAGTGCGTTATTTATCAGACCTCATTAATGAGCGGCCTTATTAATGGGGTTTATGAAGGTAACATCACCATGGAGGAACTGCTTAAACATGGCGATTTCGGATTAGGGACGTTTAATGATCTTGACGGTGAGCTGGTCGCGCTCAACAGCCGCATCTTTCAATTGCGTGAAGATGGCAGTGCCCGTGCGGCGCTGCCATACCAGAAAACGCCCTTCGCGGTAATGACCTTTTTCCGGCCAACGGAGCAGATCCATTTCGGACAATCTATTGACCGTGAAGCGATTCATCAACGCATTGATGACTTGATTGCAACAGAGAATCTGTTTTGTGCCCTGCGGATAGATGGCCGGTTTAGCCATGTAGAAACCCGCACGGTGCCTCGCCAGGAACGTCCTTATAAACCGATGCTGGAAGCGATTGCCCAACAACCCACGTTCCATTTCGAACAGTGTCAGGGCAGCGTTATCGGTTTCCGTAGTCCTGCCTATGTTCAGGGGATTAATGTGGCTGGTTATCACGAGCATTTCATTACCGATGACCGTAAAGGCGGTGGGCATATCCTTGATTATCGATTGGAAGAAGGGGTACTGACGTTTGGCTCTATCGCCAAACTGGTCATCGATCTTCCCCGCGACAGGGATTTCCTGAAAGCCAATTTATCCCCTGAAAATCTCGATAGCGTTATTCACTCCGTAGAGAGCTAA
- a CDS encoding DNA polymerase III subunit psi, translating into MTSRRDWLLQQLGITQWTLRHPSVLKGEIAVSLPPDARLLIIADPLPASDDPLLQDVVRSLNLSPQHIMSLTPRQAQMLPEHTRCHSWWLGLPVSDQWDGVQLTSPALAELYHNAGAKRALWQQICHHEHDFHPDRG; encoded by the coding sequence ATGACATCGAGACGGGACTGGTTATTGCAGCAACTGGGGATCACCCAGTGGACCTTGCGTCATCCGTCGGTGCTGAAAGGCGAAATTGCCGTCAGCCTGCCGCCTGACGCCCGGTTGCTGATCATCGCCGATCCGCTGCCTGCCAGCGATGATCCGTTATTACAGGATGTGGTGCGCAGCCTGAATCTCTCACCACAGCACATCATGAGCCTGACGCCGCGTCAGGCGCAAATGCTGCCGGAGCACACCCGCTGCCATAGCTGGTGGCTGGGGCTGCCCGTCAGCGATCAGTGGGATGGCGTGCAACTGACCAGCCCGGCACTGGCCGAGCTTTATCACAACGCCGGGGCGAAACGCGCCCTGTGGCAACAGATTTGTCACCATGAACATGATTTCCACCCTGACCGCGGCTGA
- the deoD gene encoding purine-nucleoside phosphorylase, translating into MATPHINAKMNDFADVVLMPGDPLRAKYIAETFLENAVEVNNVRGMLGFTGTYKGRRISVMGHGMGIPSCSIYTKELITEYGVKKIIRVGSCGAVRSDVKLRDVVIGMGACTDSKVNRIRFKDHDFAAIADFDLLRHAVDAAKARGINTRVGNLFSADLFYTPDSQMFDVMEKYGILGVEMEAAGIYSVAAEYGAKALAICTVSDHIRTHEQTTAAERQTTFNEMIEIALESVLLGDKAEA; encoded by the coding sequence ATGGCTACGCCACATATCAATGCGAAAATGAATGACTTTGCGGACGTGGTGCTGATGCCGGGCGACCCGCTGCGCGCTAAATACATTGCGGAAACTTTTCTGGAAAACGCAGTGGAAGTGAATAACGTGCGCGGTATGTTGGGCTTCACCGGGACTTACAAAGGCCGCCGCATCTCCGTGATGGGGCATGGCATGGGGATTCCATCCTGTTCCATCTATACCAAGGAACTGATTACCGAATACGGCGTGAAGAAGATTATCCGCGTTGGTTCCTGTGGTGCCGTGCGTAGTGACGTAAAGCTGCGCGATGTGGTTATTGGCATGGGTGCCTGCACCGATTCCAAAGTAAACCGGATTCGTTTTAAAGATCACGACTTTGCCGCCATTGCTGACTTCGACCTGCTTCGTCACGCGGTAGACGCAGCTAAAGCACGCGGCATCAACACGCGCGTCGGCAACCTGTTCTCTGCTGATCTGTTCTACACGCCGGACTCACAGATGTTCGACGTGATGGAGAAATACGGCATTCTGGGTGTAGAAATGGAAGCGGCGGGTATTTATAGTGTGGCGGCGGAGTATGGGGCCAAAGCGCTGGCAATATGCACCGTATCTGACCATATCCGCACCCACGAGCAGACTACCGCCGCTGAGCGCCAGACCACCTTTAACGAGATGATCGAAATTGCGCTCGAATCGGTGCTGCTGGGCGATAAAGCTGAGGCTTGA
- the rsmC gene encoding 16S rRNA (guanine(1207)-N(2))-methyltransferase RsmC, with protein sequence MSAFTPASEVILRHSDEFVSRRVLFAGDLQDMLPAHFDAAAVTVHTMQYHHWQQLQPALGDNVHFSLQAQAETVAGCDTLIYYWPKSKQEAQFQLFNLLSLLPVGCDIFVVGENRSGVRSAEDILAPVAAINKIDSARRCGLYHGCLEKQPAFAQEAWWQEYDVDGVSVRTLPGVFSRDGLDVGSQLLLSTLEPHRKGKVLDLACGAGVLAAAFARLSPKVRLTLSDVGAAALEASRATLAANGLEGQVIASNVYSDIQGRFDLIISNPPFHDGMQTSLHAAEMMIRGAASHLNQDGELRIVANAFLPYPALLDETFGSHEVIAQTGRFRVYRAIQRRNKNR encoded by the coding sequence ATGTCCGCATTTACCCCTGCCAGTGAAGTGATACTGCGCCACAGTGATGAATTTGTTTCCCGCCGGGTGCTGTTTGCCGGCGATTTACAGGATATGCTGCCCGCGCATTTTGACGCAGCCGCCGTCACCGTGCACACCATGCAATATCACCATTGGCAGCAGTTACAGCCTGCATTGGGCGACAACGTGCACTTTTCGCTACAGGCGCAGGCAGAAACCGTGGCTGGATGCGACACTTTGATCTACTACTGGCCGAAAAGTAAGCAGGAGGCGCAATTCCAGCTGTTCAACCTGTTGTCGCTGCTGCCGGTGGGATGCGACATTTTCGTTGTCGGCGAGAATCGTAGCGGAGTACGCAGCGCCGAAGACATTCTGGCGCCAGTCGCCGCCATCAATAAGATCGACAGCGCTCGCCGTTGCGGTCTCTATCACGGCTGTCTGGAAAAGCAGCCTGCTTTTGCGCAGGAAGCGTGGTGGCAGGAATATGATGTGGATGGTGTATCAGTACGCACACTGCCGGGCGTATTTAGCCGCGACGGTCTGGACGTCGGCAGCCAGCTCCTGCTTTCGACGCTGGAACCACACCGTAAAGGCAAAGTGTTGGATCTTGCCTGTGGCGCTGGGGTACTGGCGGCGGCGTTTGCCCGACTGTCGCCAAAAGTTCGCCTGACGCTGAGCGATGTCGGTGCAGCGGCGCTGGAAGCCAGCCGGGCGACGCTGGCGGCCAATGGCCTGGAAGGGCAGGTGATCGCTAGCAATGTGTATTCCGATATTCAGGGGCGTTTCGATCTCATCATCTCCAACCCGCCGTTCCATGATGGTATGCAGACCAGCCTGCACGCAGCGGAAATGATGATTCGCGGCGCGGCTTCTCACCTGAATCAGGATGGTGAATTGCGCATCGTCGCCAACGCCTTCCTGCCATATCCCGCGCTGCTGGATGAAACCTTCGGCAGTCATGAAGTCATTGCCCAGACTGGCCGTTTCCGGGTTTACCGCGCCATACAGCGCCGTAATAAGAACCGTTAA
- the gcvH gene encoding glycine cleavage system protein GcvH has product MSNVPAELKYTSSHEWVMAEGNGVYSVGITEHAQELLGDMVFVDLPEVGSTVNAGDDCAVAESVKAASDIYAPISGEIVEINEELEGAPELVNSAPYAEGWLFRIKASDETELNELLDAAGYQALLEEEDDEEE; this is encoded by the coding sequence ATGAGTAATGTCCCGGCAGAACTGAAATATACCTCATCCCATGAGTGGGTGATGGCGGAAGGCAATGGCGTTTACAGCGTGGGCATCACCGAGCACGCACAGGAATTGCTGGGTGATATGGTGTTTGTCGATCTGCCGGAAGTCGGTAGTACGGTTAACGCCGGTGATGATTGCGCGGTGGCGGAGTCCGTCAAGGCGGCATCCGACATCTACGCGCCGATCAGCGGTGAAATCGTGGAAATCAATGAAGAGCTGGAAGGCGCCCCGGAACTGGTGAACAGTGCGCCTTACGCTGAAGGTTGGCTGTTCCGCATCAAAGCTTCTGACGAAACCGAGCTGAACGAATTGCTTGATGCCGCTGGCTATCAGGCGCTGCTGGAAGAAGAAGACGACGAAGAAGAATAA
- a CDS encoding DUF1435 domain-containing protein, translated as MLTAMIAACGLWGISWYFGKRLSSAWGILLPAGLMPLLALPALNLTCLKYICALAMLVTLSMLFHRRMRHYLLLPSCIALAGGLAALSLTLNGWQHLP; from the coding sequence ATGTTGACCGCCATGATCGCCGCCTGTGGGCTATGGGGAATAAGCTGGTATTTTGGTAAACGTCTGTCCAGCGCCTGGGGCATACTGCTGCCAGCCGGACTGATGCCGTTGCTGGCTCTGCCTGCGCTAAATCTGACCTGCCTGAAGTACATCTGCGCACTGGCGATGCTGGTCACATTAAGTATGCTGTTTCATCGCCGGATGCGTCACTATCTGCTGCTGCCATCCTGCATCGCGCTGGCAGGCGGTCTGGCGGCGTTGTCACTTACGCTCAATGGCTGGCAACACCTGCCCTAA